The proteins below come from a single Buchnera aphidicola (Thelaxes californica) genomic window:
- a CDS encoding YebC/PmpR family DNA-binding transcriptional regulator, protein MAGHSKWSNTKHRKHAQDVKKSKVFMKLTRELTTSVKLGGKNPTYNAHLRTTINKALNYNMPKITIQKIIDRCIE, encoded by the coding sequence ATGGCTGGACATAGTAAATGGTCAAACACTAAACATAGAAAACATGCTCAAGATGTTAAAAAAAGCAAAGTCTTTATGAAATTAACTAGAGAATTAACTACTTCAGTTAAATTAGGAGGAAAAAATCCGACATATAATGCTCATTTGAGAACAACAATAAATAAAGCGTTAAATTATAATATGCCTAAAATTACTATTCAAAAAATTATTGATCGTTGTATTGAGTGA
- the pyk gene encoding pyruvate kinase, producing MIKKCYRRTKIVATLGPSTDYDQNLEKIIKLGVNVLRLNFSHGSLSEHIQRIEMAKMIREKLGVHVALLGDLQGPKIRITKFTKSQVFLKKNDMFILDVNCHPEHGDVTSVGIDYKNLPNDVFPNDVLLLDDGRIQLKIKQVNSFQVITKVLVGGILSNNKGINKLGGGLSATVITNKDKKDIITAVKMDLDYLAISFPRSPEDLIYAKNLVKKANGNVKIIAKIERAEAVANDNIISSMILASDGIMVARGDLGVEIGDPELAGIQKKLIRKARQLNRLVITATQMMESMNMNPFPTRAEVMDVANAVLDGSDAVMLSSETATGNFPLETVSSMHKVCVGAEKMPSINVSRHRLDVIFDSIEEAVAMSAMYSANHLKGVKAIITMTESGRTALLTSRITSGLPIFALSKNYKTLNLSALYRGVTPIYFNTISSGLNAAKEAITILLSKKCVCIGDVVIITQGDIMGKQGKTNSSRILKIL from the coding sequence ATGATAAAAAAATGCTATCGCAGAACTAAAATTGTTGCCACTTTAGGACCATCTACTGATTATGATCAAAATTTAGAAAAAATAATAAAATTAGGAGTAAATGTATTACGTTTAAATTTTTCTCATGGTTCATTATCAGAACATATTCAAAGAATTGAAATGGCAAAAATGATTCGCGAAAAGTTAGGTGTTCATGTAGCACTTTTAGGAGATTTACAAGGACCTAAAATTCGTATCACTAAATTTACTAAATCTCAAGTTTTTTTAAAAAAAAATGATATGTTTATTTTAGACGTAAATTGTCACCCGGAACACGGAGATGTTACTTCTGTAGGTATAGATTATAAAAATTTACCTAATGATGTTTTTCCAAATGATGTTTTATTGTTAGATGATGGAAGAATACAGTTAAAAATTAAACAAGTAAATTCATTTCAAGTAATTACCAAAGTTTTAGTTGGAGGTATATTATCTAATAATAAAGGAATTAATAAGTTAGGTGGAGGTTTATCTGCTACAGTCATTACTAATAAAGATAAAAAAGATATTATTACAGCAGTAAAGATGGATTTAGATTATTTAGCCATATCATTTCCACGTTCTCCGGAAGATTTAATTTATGCAAAAAATTTAGTTAAAAAAGCGAATGGAAACGTAAAAATTATTGCAAAAATCGAACGTGCTGAAGCTGTTGCTAATGATAATATTATTTCTTCAATGATTTTAGCTTCTGATGGTATTATGGTTGCTAGAGGAGATTTAGGTGTTGAAATAGGTGATCCTGAATTAGCTGGAATACAAAAAAAACTTATTAGAAAAGCCAGACAATTAAATCGTTTAGTAATTACTGCTACTCAAATGATGGAATCAATGAATATGAATCCTTTTCCAACAAGAGCAGAAGTTATGGATGTTGCTAATGCAGTGTTAGATGGAAGTGATGCAGTAATGTTATCTTCTGAAACTGCTACTGGAAATTTTCCTTTAGAAACAGTATCTTCAATGCACAAAGTATGTGTAGGTGCAGAAAAAATGCCTAGTATTAATGTGTCTCGACATCGATTAGATGTAATATTTGATAGTATAGAAGAAGCTGTTGCAATGTCTGCTATGTATTCTGCAAATCATTTAAAAGGAGTTAAAGCAATTATAACTATGACTGAATCAGGTAGAACAGCTCTATTAACTTCTAGAATTACTTCAGGACTTCCAATTTTTGCTTTATCAAAAAATTATAAAACATTAAATTTATCTGCATTATATCGAGGTGTGACTCCAATTTATTTTAATACAATTTCCTCGGGTTTAAACGCAGCAAAAGAAGCAATAACAATATTGTTAAGCAAAAAATGTGTATGTATAGGAGATGTGGTTATTATCACACAAGGAGATATTATGGGAAAACAAGGAAAAACTAATTCTAGTCGTATATTAAAAATATTATAA
- the zwf gene encoding glucose-6-phosphate dehydrogenase — MENQNTQNYCLVIFGAKGDLARRKLLPALYHLEKLKKLNNHFRIIGVARATWNKHDYLLIVKKSLQHFLNEKINDLIWKNLSVRFDFCNLDVTELHQFSQLKKIICNTNSLIINYFATPSNLFEPICAGLTSIQLNSMNSRIIIEKPIGNSLYTSNLINEKIGQYFQESQIFRIDHYLGKETLLNLPYLRFSNSILYNIWNKENIDHIQITLSEKVGIEGRWNYFNQTGQIRDMVQNHLLQILTIITMSQPNNLTADNIRNEKVKILKSLRYMENQNFNKNIVIGQYKHGLFNGKILPGYTQENKITECSNIETFVAIKMFIDNMQWKNVPFYVRTGKRLSKKSSKIVLVFKKPINNLFNHVAQLSNKLIIRIEPNEGFELEIFNKVPQVTHKNILFNTKFNFSYDQSFPNYKLIGAYERLLLECINGNQSLFVRRDEIEESWKWIDSIILLLKNNNIILHKYQSGSNGPSSAKDLIEVDNRFWI; from the coding sequence ATGGAAAATCAAAATACACAAAATTATTGTCTCGTGATTTTTGGAGCTAAAGGAGATTTAGCTCGTAGAAAATTATTACCTGCATTATATCATTTAGAAAAATTAAAAAAGTTAAATAATCATTTTAGAATTATTGGTGTTGCACGAGCAACATGGAATAAGCATGATTATTTATTAATAGTAAAAAAATCTTTGCAACATTTTTTAAACGAAAAAATTAATGACCTAATATGGAAAAATTTAAGTGTTCGATTTGATTTTTGTAATTTAGATGTTACTGAATTACATCAATTTTCTCAATTAAAAAAAATCATTTGTAATACCAATTCTTTAATTATTAATTATTTTGCAACACCATCTAATTTATTTGAACCTATTTGTGCAGGTTTAACATCTATTCAATTGAATTCTATGAATTCAAGAATTATAATAGAAAAACCTATAGGAAATTCATTATACACTTCAAATTTAATTAATGAAAAAATAGGACAATATTTTCAAGAATCCCAAATTTTTAGAATTGATCATTATTTGGGAAAAGAAACATTATTGAATTTGCCATATTTACGATTTTCTAATAGTATATTATATAATATATGGAATAAAGAAAACATTGATCATATTCAAATTACTTTATCTGAAAAAGTAGGAATTGAAGGAAGATGGAATTATTTTAATCAAACTGGTCAAATTAGAGATATGGTTCAAAATCATTTGTTACAAATTTTAACTATAATTACTATGTCGCAACCAAATAATCTTACTGCAGATAATATAAGAAATGAAAAAGTAAAAATATTAAAATCATTAAGATATATGGAAAATCAAAATTTTAATAAAAACATAGTAATAGGACAATACAAACATGGATTATTTAATGGTAAGATCCTGCCAGGATATACTCAAGAAAACAAAATTACAGAGTGTAGTAATATAGAAACATTTGTAGCTATAAAAATGTTTATTGATAATATGCAATGGAAAAATGTTCCTTTTTATGTACGTACTGGAAAAAGATTAAGTAAAAAATCTTCAAAAATAGTTCTGGTTTTTAAAAAACCGATAAATAATTTGTTTAATCATGTTGCTCAATTAAGTAATAAGTTAATTATTCGAATTGAACCAAATGAAGGTTTTGAATTAGAAATTTTTAATAAAGTTCCACAAGTCACACATAAAAATATACTATTTAATACCAAATTTAATTTTTCTTATGATCAATCTTTTCCAAACTATAAATTAATTGGTGCTTATGAACGGCTATTATTAGAATGCATAAATGGAAATCAATCATTATTTGTTAGAAGAGATGAAATTGAAGAATCGTGGAAATGGATTGATTCAATCATTCTGTTATTAAAAAATAACAATATTATTTTGCATAAATATCAATCTGGTAGTAATGGTCCTTCTTCTGCAAAAGATTTAATTGAGGTAGATAATAGATTTTGGATTTAA
- the htpX gene encoding protease HtpX, whose protein sequence is MFRALLFVLTNLSILLILSIVCFFTGIHSGSVQKLLLTSLLFGFTGSFISLFFSKWIAIKSVNAHVIKKANNTIEKWLINEIVKQSEFVGIKTPELAIYESVDINAFATGATQNSALIAVSTGLLKNMKKNEIQAVLAHEMSHIKSGDMVTMTLLQGIVNTFVIFFSRCAAQFISQLFTKNTEQNENLTTNFLGLSYNTIYHTVSIILELTLGILASIITLWYSRRREFFADSGAAQIVGKEKMIDALLRLQNNYESTVNNSIIAFCINGKKKKNNFTKWFATHPSLSQRIRELKKI, encoded by the coding sequence ATGTTTCGAGCTCTATTATTTGTTTTAACAAATTTATCAATTTTACTTATACTAAGTATAGTATGTTTTTTTACTGGTATACATAGTGGAAGTGTACAAAAACTTCTTCTTACATCACTTTTATTTGGTTTCACTGGATCATTTATTTCATTATTTTTTTCGAAATGGATTGCAATAAAATCTGTAAATGCTCATGTTATTAAAAAAGCGAATAATACTATAGAAAAATGGTTAATTAATGAAATTGTAAAGCAATCTGAATTTGTAGGTATTAAAACTCCTGAATTAGCAATATATGAATCTGTAGATATAAATGCTTTTGCTACTGGAGCGACTCAAAACTCAGCATTAATTGCTGTTTCTACAGGTTTATTAAAAAATATGAAAAAAAACGAAATTCAAGCAGTATTAGCTCATGAAATGAGTCATATTAAAAGTGGAGATATGGTTACTATGACTTTGTTACAAGGAATTGTAAATACTTTTGTAATATTTTTTTCAAGATGTGCCGCACAATTCATAAGTCAATTGTTTACTAAAAATACAGAACAAAATGAGAATTTAACAACAAATTTTTTAGGGTTGTCTTATAATACTATTTATCATACAGTATCTATAATATTAGAATTAACTTTAGGGATATTAGCAAGTATAATCACTTTATGGTATTCTAGAAGAAGAGAATTTTTTGCCGATTCAGGGGCAGCACAAATAGTAGGAAAAGAAAAAATGATTGATGCTTTACTAAGATTACAAAATAATTATGAATCTACAGTAAATAATTCAATTATTGCATTTTGCATTAATGGAAAAAAAAAGAAAAACAATTTTACAAAATGGTTTGCAACTCACCCGTCCTTATCCCAAAGAATTCGAGAATTAAAAAAAATATAA
- a CDS encoding TerC family protein → MTSLLDPSVWAGLLTLITLEIVLGLDNLLFIAILVSKLPPETRDKARKIGLFLALIMRLGLLSAFSWLINMQTIVVNNRFFSLSGRNLILLSGGIFLLFKATMELHERIDIKEKNLSANKNYASFWPVVIQIVILDAIFSFDSIVTAVGMVDKLVLMMLAIVIASMIMLLTSKILINFINLHQTVVVLCLSFLLIIGLSLVSESLGFYIPKEYLYAAVTFSIFIEFINQLSKKNFVKYQARIPLRQRAAGIILRFMMRNTKEENNGKNNQNENLFLSEKNDDELDSFKDEERYMINAVLTLANRSIRSMMTPRGDISWVNILHSKEEIRYHLLKSPHSLFPVCKGELDEIIGVVRAKELLVNLDKSRVNILKFVTKITPIIVPDTLDPINLLGVLRKAQGNFVVVTNEFGVIQGLITPLDVLEAIAGEFPDADETPDVIFEENTNSWLVKGVTDLHSLAQLLDTNLFIKKSKTYTSLAGLLIAQKGQLPVSGDIINIAPLSFKIVTATEYRIDLVRITKIKTNITM, encoded by the coding sequence ATGACTTCTCTTTTAGACCCATCGGTATGGGCTGGGCTGTTAACATTAATTACATTAGAAATTGTCTTAGGATTAGACAATTTACTATTTATAGCAATTCTAGTATCAAAACTACCCCCAGAAACAAGAGATAAAGCTCGAAAAATAGGGCTTTTTTTAGCTCTTATAATGCGTTTAGGATTATTGTCAGCATTTTCTTGGTTAATAAATATGCAAACAATAGTCGTAAATAATCGCTTTTTCTCTTTATCAGGGAGAAATTTAATTTTGTTATCAGGAGGTATTTTTTTATTATTTAAAGCAACAATGGAATTACATGAAAGAATTGACATAAAAGAAAAAAATCTTTCAGCCAACAAAAATTACGCAAGTTTTTGGCCTGTTGTTATCCAAATAGTAATACTTGATGCGATATTTTCTTTTGATTCGATTGTTACCGCAGTTGGGATGGTTGATAAATTAGTGTTAATGATGTTAGCAATAGTAATTGCAAGTATGATAATGTTATTAACATCAAAAATATTAATTAACTTTATTAATTTACATCAAACAGTGGTTGTATTATGTTTAAGTTTTTTGTTAATTATTGGTTTAAGTTTAGTTTCAGAATCTTTAGGGTTTTATATTCCAAAAGAATATTTATATGCAGCAGTAACTTTTTCTATTTTTATTGAATTTATTAATCAGTTGTCAAAAAAAAATTTTGTAAAATATCAAGCTCGTATTCCATTAAGACAGCGAGCTGCAGGAATTATTTTAAGATTTATGATGCGTAATACTAAAGAAGAAAATAATGGAAAAAATAATCAAAACGAAAATTTATTTTTATCAGAAAAAAATGATGATGAATTAGATTCTTTTAAAGATGAAGAAAGATATATGATAAATGCAGTATTAACTCTAGCTAATAGATCCATTAGAAGTATGATGACTCCTAGAGGCGATATATCTTGGGTAAATATATTACATTCAAAAGAAGAAATTAGGTATCATTTATTAAAAAGCCCTCATAGCTTATTCCCTGTATGTAAAGGAGAATTAGATGAAATAATTGGAGTGGTGAGAGCAAAAGAATTATTAGTAAATTTAGATAAAAGTAGAGTAAATATTTTAAAATTTGTGACAAAAATTACTCCAATAATAGTCCCAGATACTTTAGATCCAATTAATTTATTAGGTGTATTAAGAAAAGCTCAAGGTAATTTTGTAGTTGTAACTAATGAGTTTGGTGTCATTCAAGGATTAATTACACCTTTAGATGTATTAGAAGCAATAGCTGGAGAATTTCCAGATGCAGATGAAACTCCAGATGTTATTTTTGAAGAAAATACGAATAGTTGGTTAGTAAAGGGAGTTACAGATTTGCATTCATTAGCACAATTATTAGATACTAATTTATTTATTAAAAAAAGTAAAACATATACATCCTTAGCAGGATTATTAATTGCACAAAAAGGGCAATTACCTGTATCCGGAGATATTATTAATATTGCTCCTTTATCGTTTAAAATTGTCACTGCAACAGAATATCGTATTGATTTAGTACGTATCACAAAAATTAAAACAAATATTACAATGTAA
- the tsaB gene encoding tRNA (adenosine(37)-N6)-threonylcarbamoyltransferase complex dimerization subunit type 1 TsaB, with product MKILSIDGAFNVCSIALLNNGIQNQISQICNKNHLHILLPLIHQLLNKNNIKIQELNLIAFSRGPGNFTSIRIVTNIIQGLSLAYNIPIIGISTLKVIAEHYWKIKKNKKIIVCINANSSSVYLGKYIRSEQNVWKKCFSDRLMNKKDIQTFIELHLHNYLYIGNNYDLKNNKKNLLISQDNIYDQSYAIDMLSIASYYFSKKKFFTSEEIFPNYIINLF from the coding sequence ATGAAAATTTTATCTATAGATGGGGCATTTAATGTATGTTCTATTGCATTATTGAATAATGGAATTCAAAATCAAATTAGTCAAATATGTAACAAAAATCATTTACATATTTTATTACCATTAATTCATCAATTATTAAATAAAAATAATATTAAAATACAAGAGTTAAATTTAATTGCTTTTTCAAGGGGTCCAGGTAATTTTACTAGTATTCGTATTGTTACTAATATTATTCAAGGATTATCTTTAGCTTACAATATTCCAATCATTGGAATTTCTACTCTTAAAGTTATAGCTGAACATTATTGGAAAATAAAAAAAAATAAAAAAATCATTGTATGTATAAATGCAAATTCTAGTTCAGTATATTTAGGAAAATATATACGATCAGAACAAAATGTTTGGAAAAAATGTTTTTCAGATCGTTTAATGAATAAAAAAGATATTCAAACATTTATAGAATTACATTTACATAATTATTTATACATTGGAAATAATTATGATCTCAAAAATAATAAAAAAAATTTATTAATTTCTCAAGATAATATTTATGATCAATCTTATGCTATAGATATGCTTTCTATTGCATCTTACTATTTTTCAAAAAAAAAATTTTTTACTTCAGAAGAAATATTTCCAAATTATATAATAAATTTATTTTAA
- the minE gene encoding cell division topological specificity factor MinE: protein MSLLNFFISKKKKNTANIARKRLQIIVAESRKNNIEPGYLPQLKHEIIQVIQKYVKINSNMITVQLDKKDKDICILELNIILPE from the coding sequence ATGTCGTTATTAAATTTTTTTATATCAAAAAAAAAAAAAAATACTGCAAATATAGCAAGAAAAAGATTACAAATTATTGTAGCAGAAAGTAGAAAAAATAATATTGAACCAGGTTATTTACCTCAATTAAAACATGAAATTATACAAGTGATTCAAAAATATGTAAAAATTAATTCTAATATGATTACTGTACAATTAGATAAAAAAGACAAAGATATATGTATCTTAGAATTAAATATAATTTTACCAGAATAA
- the minD gene encoding septum site-determining protein MinD has protein sequence MTDPRIIVITSGKGGVGKTTSSASIAVGLAIEGKKTVVLDFDIGLRNLDLVMGCERRVVYDFINVINKEVKLNQALIKDKRIENLFILPASQTLDKESLTISGVQYVLQELQDMGFEFIICDSPAGIENGAISAIYFADEAIITTNPEISSVRDSDRMLGILSSKTQRAKNKNQLPIQENLLITRYNPNRVDKGEMLSIDDITDILRIPIIGVIPEDIEILKASNTGNPIILNNNSQSGQAYSDTVNRILGNTCPLRFIKKQEKSFFSRLFGG, from the coding sequence ATGACTGACCCACGTATTATAGTAATTACTTCAGGAAAAGGAGGAGTAGGTAAAACAACTTCTAGTGCATCGATTGCGGTAGGTTTAGCAATTGAAGGAAAAAAAACTGTGGTATTAGACTTTGATATTGGATTAAGAAATTTAGATTTAGTAATGGGATGTGAACGTAGAGTTGTGTATGATTTTATCAATGTAATAAATAAAGAAGTGAAATTAAATCAAGCTTTGATTAAAGATAAAAGAATAGAAAATTTGTTTATACTTCCTGCTTCACAAACGCTTGATAAAGAATCATTGACAATATCAGGAGTACAATATGTTTTACAGGAATTACAGGATATGGGTTTTGAATTTATAATTTGTGATTCTCCTGCTGGTATTGAAAATGGAGCAATTTCAGCTATTTATTTTGCTGATGAAGCAATAATTACTACAAATCCAGAAATATCATCTGTAAGAGATTCAGATCGCATGTTAGGAATTTTATCTTCTAAAACACAAAGAGCAAAAAATAAGAATCAATTACCAATTCAAGAAAATCTTTTAATTACCAGATATAATCCTAACAGAGTAGATAAAGGAGAAATGTTAAGTATAGATGATATTACAGATATTTTAAGAATTCCAATTATTGGAGTTATACCAGAAGACATAGAAATATTAAAAGCTTCAAATACTGGAAATCCTATTATTTTAAATAACAATTCTCAATCAGGACAAGCATATTCTGATACTGTAAATAGAATATTAGGTAATACTTGTCCTTTAAGATTTATTAAAAAACAAGAAAAAAGTTTTTTTAGTCGATTATTTGGAGGATAA
- the minC gene encoding septum site-determining protein MinC has product MNIKVIEFKEQCFTLLVLNINNENIDLIKIGLEKKIKKFPYCFNSIYVVVNVSVPYNFINWIEIKNLLKNYSIQILGFTGNFDNILKKEIINSGTPFLLNKKKNINNKIYSQIKFSINNVNNTNKYNDSINNDSLIIKKPIRSGQKIYAPNSDVIILSNVSAGAEIIAHGNIHIYGELRGRALAGSSGNQNCHIFCTKMFAELVSISGKYCLIDQIPLMLIGKGAQIFLKNGELKILEIN; this is encoded by the coding sequence ATGAATATAAAAGTTATTGAATTTAAAGAACAATGTTTTACTTTATTAGTGTTAAATATTAACAACGAAAATATTGATTTAATAAAAATAGGATTAGAAAAAAAAATAAAAAAATTTCCATATTGTTTTAATTCTATATATGTTGTTGTAAATGTTTCTGTACCATATAATTTTATTAATTGGATTGAAATAAAAAATTTACTAAAAAATTATAGTATACAGATATTAGGATTTACAGGTAATTTTGATAATATATTAAAAAAAGAAATTATAAATTCAGGTACACCTTTTTTATTAAATAAAAAAAAAAATATAAATAATAAAATTTATTCTCAAATAAAATTTTCTATAAACAATGTAAATAATACAAATAAGTATAATGATTCAATAAATAATGACAGCCTTATTATTAAAAAACCTATAAGATCAGGACAAAAAATTTACGCTCCAAATTCAGATGTAATTATTTTAAGTAACGTTAGTGCAGGTGCTGAAATTATCGCTCATGGTAACATTCATATTTATGGAGAATTAAGAGGTAGAGCATTAGCAGGATCTAGTGGAAATCAAAATTGCCATATCTTTTGTACTAAAATGTTTGCAGAACTTGTTTCTATTTCTGGTAAATATTGTCTTATAGATCAAATCCCATTAATGCTAATTGGAAAAGGAGCACAAATTTTTTTAAAAAATGGAGAATTAAAAATTTTAGAAATTAATTAA
- a CDS encoding methyltransferase yields MKHFIFSMNKYYNNYCWNGIFLFFLPGVFGFKKIDAGTELLISTLKNLNNKKILDLCCGSGIIGIFIAKNFKQIKLQVCDNSKSALISSRINFSLNKVNGKIIKSNLFTNVTTKFDMIVSNPPYHDDLSSNINFVKEIINKSNKYLKSKGEMRFVVNKFLNIEKYLKKNFYNFFIVKKSKRFIVYSFLKTI; encoded by the coding sequence ATGAAACATTTTATCTTTAGCATGAATAAATATTACAATAATTATTGTTGGAATGGTATTTTTCTTTTCTTTCTTCCAGGAGTGTTTGGATTTAAAAAAATCGATGCAGGAACAGAGTTATTAATATCTACTTTAAAAAATTTAAATAATAAAAAAATTTTAGATTTATGTTGTGGTTCTGGAATTATTGGAATATTTATTGCAAAAAATTTTAAACAAATAAAATTACAAGTTTGTGACAATAGCAAAAGTGCTTTAATCTCTAGTAGAATAAATTTTTCTTTAAACAAAGTTAATGGAAAAATTATAAAAAGTAATTTATTTACAAACGTTACAACAAAATTTGATATGATAGTGAGTAATCCACCATACCATGATGATTTATCTTCGAACATAAATTTTGTTAAAGAAATAATAAATAAATCTAATAAATACTTAAAAAGTAAAGGAGAAATGCGTTTTGTTGTAAACAAATTTCTAAATATAGAAAAATATTTAAAAAAAAATTTTTATAATTTTTTTATTGTAAAAAAATCTAAAAGATTTATTGTATATAGTTTTTTAAAAACTATATAA
- the murJ gene encoding murein biosynthesis integral membrane protein MurJ — protein MKLVYSIFSTSAINCVSRCLGFMRDMLVAQIFGAELYTDSFFLAFKFPNHLHKIFSDGACSHYFFPVLVNYKHHITKRHSIKNFFANFLGITILVMFIITTLGIIFAEEIVSFIAPGFSNNAEKFHFTVFLLRTMFPYIFISALISLVASTLNTWNYFFIPATSALVFNMTIIFIIIVFSSFLHFPIFSLAWGILIGRLSQLLYQIPSLQEIDMCVQPTIQIKNIRIFAFIKKILFIFVCFSIGQISLVFNSFFASLIPIGSVSWLYYADRIIEFPTSIFGNTFGIILLPTLSKKNMQKNEQEYSALLDWGIRTSIILSLPCTIITEILSYPMVMTIFQYGQFDEYDTFMTSRALSSYSFGIVAIILSKVLTPAFYSRGNITIPIKANIMSIIITQFISTILVNKYKHVGLALSTSLGAWIHVFILVFYLYKYNIFTLQPGWGKFLMKMIISSSIMISFLLITLPSIEYWINELFISKVIYLLILIITSLFLYFSSLFLFKRVVE, from the coding sequence ATGAAATTGGTATATTCAATATTTTCTACTAGCGCTATTAATTGTGTTTCTCGATGTTTAGGTTTTATGAGAGATATGTTAGTTGCTCAAATATTTGGTGCAGAATTATATACAGATTCTTTTTTTTTAGCTTTTAAATTTCCTAATCATTTACATAAAATTTTTTCAGATGGAGCATGCTCTCATTATTTTTTTCCAGTTTTAGTAAATTATAAACATCATATAACTAAACGACATTCTATTAAAAATTTTTTTGCAAATTTTTTAGGTATTACTATTTTAGTTATGTTTATTATTACAACGTTAGGAATAATATTTGCAGAAGAAATAGTATCTTTTATTGCTCCTGGATTTAGTAATAATGCAGAAAAATTTCATTTTACTGTATTTTTATTGAGAACAATGTTTCCATATATATTTATTTCTGCTCTTATAAGTTTGGTTGCATCTACTTTAAATACTTGGAATTATTTTTTTATACCAGCTACATCAGCTTTAGTTTTTAATATGACTATAATTTTTATTATTATTGTTTTTAGTTCTTTTTTACATTTTCCAATTTTCAGCTTAGCATGGGGAATACTTATAGGTAGATTAAGTCAATTGTTATATCAAATTCCTTCTTTACAAGAAATTGATATGTGTGTACAACCTACTATACAAATAAAAAATATACGTATATTTGCTTTTATAAAAAAAATATTATTCATTTTTGTTTGTTTTTCGATAGGTCAAATTTCTCTTGTATTTAATAGTTTTTTTGCTTCTTTGATTCCTATAGGTTCAGTATCATGGTTATATTATGCAGATCGCATTATAGAATTTCCAACTAGTATTTTTGGAAATACTTTTGGTATAATTTTGTTACCTACTTTATCAAAAAAAAATATGCAAAAAAATGAACAAGAATATTCTGCTTTATTAGATTGGGGAATTAGAACATCGATTATATTAAGTCTTCCTTGTACTATTATTACTGAAATTTTATCATATCCAATGGTAATGACAATATTTCAATATGGTCAATTTGATGAATACGATACTTTTATGACATCACGAGCATTATCATCATATTCATTTGGAATAGTAGCAATAATATTATCTAAAGTTTTAACTCCTGCTTTTTATTCTAGGGGAAATATTACTATTCCGATAAAAGCAAATATTATGTCAATAATTATTACTCAATTTATTAGTACTATACTAGTAAACAAATACAAACATGTTGGATTAGCTTTGTCTACTAGTTTAGGAGCTTGGATTCATGTTTTTATATTAGTTTTTTATTTATATAAATATAATATTTTTACTTTACAACCAGGTTGGGGAAAATTTTTAATGAAAATGATTATATCATCATCAATAATGATTTCTTTTTTATTAATAACTCTTCCTTCAATAGAATATTGGATTAATGAATTATTTATATCTAAAGTAATTTATTTATTAATATTAATTATTACATCATTGTTTTTATATTTTTCTAGTTTATTTTTATTTAAACGTGTTGTTGAGTAA